Proteins encoded together in one Hevea brasiliensis isolate MT/VB/25A 57/8 chromosome 16, ASM3005281v1, whole genome shotgun sequence window:
- the LOC110672907 gene encoding ion channel CASTOR isoform X2, producing the protein MSLDRDSSPPPSFSRDWFFPSPSFIHQSPPKTHKYRRRFSTTPRISHQNPPDSNLPKTSSFAPPVSSSTTTSYRDPKYARLRRRRVEFPRRSENSSKQEQEDAAILGERTSSGERTVWFSGHRNRVRWQMAISAAIVISCLASLVHKNFSLHNQVIDLQDQISKLNFRLRACNLLSQVDNVESIPLEIDDQHRNGLKRLAFVFSLTLLSIPVLVFKYVDFVSKSRSSDNISEEVSLNKQIEYRVDVFLSVHPYAKPLALLVATLLLICLGGLALFGVTDDGLADSLWLSWTYVADSGNHANSEGVGPRLVSVSISFGGMLIFAMMLGLVSDAISEKFDSLRKGRSEVVEQNHTLILGWSDKLGSLLNQLAIANESLGGGIVVVMAERDKEEMEMDIAKMEFDFKGTKVICRSGSPLILADLKKVSVSKARAIIVLAEDGNADQSDARALRTVLSLTGVKEGLRGHIVVELSDLDNEVLVKLVGGDLVETVVAHDVIGRLMIQCARQPGLAQIWEDILGFENCEFYIKGWPQLDGMQFEDVLISFPDAIPCGVKVASCGGKIILNPDDSYTLQEGDEVLVIAEDDDTYAPATLPTVWRGSLPKDFIVPKSAERILFCGWRRDMEDMIMVLDAFLAPGSELWMFNDVPENEREKKLIDGGLDINRLVNISLVNREGNAVIRRHLESLPLESFDSILILADESVEDSAIQADSRSLATLLLIRDIQAKRLPYREAMVTQVHRGSFSQGSWIGEMQQASDKSVIISEILDPRTKNLLSMSRISDYVLSNELVSMALAMVAEDKQINDVLEELFAEEGNEMHIRQADLYLREGEELSFYEIILRARQRREIVIGYRLANAERAVINPPAKSERRRWSLKDVFVVIAEKE; encoded by the exons ATGTCCTTGGACCGGGACTCATCACCACCACCCTCCTTCAGCAGGGACTGGTTCTTCCCTTCTCCTTCCTTCATTCACCAATCACCTCCCAAAACCCATAAATACCGTCGCAGATTCTCCACCACCCCCAGAATCTCTCATCAAAATCCTCCCGATTCCAATCTCCCCAAAACGTCCTCGTTTGCCCCGCCCGTTTCGTCCTCCACTACCACCTCTTACAGAGATCCTAAGTATGCCAGGCTTCGCCGCCGACGAGTCGAGTTCCCCCGCCGTTCTGAGAACTCCTCAAAACAAGAACAGGAAGATGCTGCCATTTTGGGAGAGAGGACATCGTCCGGTGAGAGGACTGTCTGGTTTTCGGGCCATCGGAATAGAGTTCGGTGGCAGATGGCCATTTCCGCGGCG ATTGTGATTTCATGTCTCGCTTCTTTAGTGCACAAGAATTTCTCTTTACACAATCAAGTCATTGATTTGCAG gaccaaatttcaaaactcaatttTAGATTACGAGCATGCAATTTATTATCTCAAGTAGATAATGTTGAATCCATTCCACTGGAGATTGATGATCAGCATAGAAATGGCTTAAAACGTTTGGCTTTTGTTTTCTCACTTACCCTTTTATCCATCCCTGTTCTTGTTTTCAAATACGTTGATTTTGTATCTAAATCAAGATCATCAGATAATATTTCAGAAGAAGTATCTCTGAACAAGCAGATTGAATATAGAGTAGATGTCTTTTTATCAGTTCATCCATATGCAAAGCCACTGGCATTGCTGGTTGCTACCCTACTACTTATCTGTCTCGGTGGTTTAGCACTTTTTGGTGTGACAGATGATGGCTTAGCTGACTCTCTCTGGTTATCTTGGACTTATGTAGCTGACTCAGGCAACCATGCTAACTCTGAAGGTGTTGGTCCAAGGCTAGTTTCTGTTTCAATTAGCTTTGGTGGGATGCTTATTTTTGCAATGATGCTGGGACTTGTGTCCGATGCAATTTCTGAGAAGTTTGATTCCCTGCGGAAAGGAAGAAGTGAGGTAGTTGAGCAAAACCACACCCTGATTCTTGGATGGAGTGATAAACTG GGATCATTGTTGAACCAACTTGCCATAGCCAATGAGAGTTTGGGCGGAGGGATTGTTGTAGTGATGGCTGAACGAGACAAAGAGGAGATGGAAATGGACATTGCTAAAATGGAGTTTGACTTCAAAGGGACTAAAGTCATATGCAGAAGCGGAAGTCCTCTGATTCTTGCTGACCTTAAAAAG GTATCTGTCTCCAAGGCCCGTGCAATAATTGTCCTTGCCGAAGATGGAAATGCTGACCAG AGTGATGCTCGTGCATTGAGAACAGTTTTAAGTCTGACGGGAGTGAAAGAAGGCCTGAGAGGGCACATTGTGGTTGAACTCAGTGACCTTGACAATGAGGTCCTTGTAAAACTTGTTGGTGGAGATCTTGTTGAAACTGTTGTAGCTCATGATGTCATTGGTCGCTTGATGATTCAATGTGCGCGGCAGCCAGGACTCGCACAG ATCTGGGAAGATATCCTTGGGTTTGAAAATTGCGAGTTTTACATAAAAGGGTGGCCACAGTTGGATGGTATGCAATTTGAGGACGTATTAATCAGTTTTCCTGATGCCATACCATGTGGGGTCAAAGTTGCATCATGTGGTGGTAAGATTATCCTGAATCCTGATGATTCGTACACATTGCAAGAAGGTGATGAAGTGCTTGTTATCGCAGAAGATGATGATACATATGCTCCAGCAACATTACCAACG GTGTGGAGAGGAAGTCTACCCAAAGACTTCATTGTTCCAAAGTCTGCAGAAAGGATACTTTTTTGTGGTTGGCGGCGAGATATGGAAGATATGATTATG GTATTAGATGCCTTTCTAGCACCTGGTTCAGAGCTTTGGATGTTCAATGACGTACCTGAAAATGAGAGGGAAAAGAAGCTTATTGATGGTGGCCTGGACATCAACAGGTTGGTGAATATATCGCTGGTTAATCGAGAGGGAAATGCTGTTATACGGCGTCACCTGGAGAGTCTTCCCTTGGAGTCTTTTGATTCA atcttaattttggCTGATGAGTCGGTGGAAGATTCAGCCATTCAAGCTGATTCCAGATCTCTTGCTACGTTACTTTTGATACGTGATATTCAG GCAAAGCGTCTCCCATATAGAGAGGCTATGGTGACCCAAGTTCACCGAGGAAGCTTCTCACAAGGCTCTTGGATTGGGGAGATGCAACAGGCTTCTGATAAATCAGTAATAATCAGTGAAATTCTGGACCCTAGGACTAAAAATCTGTTATCCATGTCAAGAATCAGTGACTATGTTTTATCAAATGAACTTGTCAGCATGGCATTGGCCATGGTTGCAGAGGATAAACAAATAAATGACGTATTGGAAGAGCTCTTTGCGGAGGAG GGAAATGAGATGCATATAAGGCAAGCAGATCTCTACCTTCGTGAAGGTGAGGAATTGAGCTTCTATGAAATAATCTTACGAGCCCGACAGAGGAGAGAGATTGTCATCGGTTACCGTTTGGCAAATGCAGAAAGAGCTGTAATAAATCCGCCAGCTAAAAGTGAGAGGAGGAGGTGGTCACTCAAGGACGTTTTTGTGGTAATTGCAGAAAAAGAATAA